A region of the Cucurbita pepo subsp. pepo cultivar mu-cu-16 chromosome LG14, ASM280686v2, whole genome shotgun sequence genome:
GGAATTTCATCAAACCAAACACGTTCATgacacaaaattttgaaaagttactAATATGTATAcacaaaaacaatataaatattttttaaaatatctttttaactttaaaaaaatgttaagtATGTGGATTNTGCGTTTCCGAGCATCATTGAATGTGTTCCACTCGGGAGATTCACGAATAGCTTTAAAAGCATTGTAAATGGGTTTGCTTTGCCCCAACCTAAGCTGAAATTTTACTTTCTCCGGCTGCAGCCACAATAAGTAACATTAGTATTGTAGAAGAAATGAGTAAGATAACTCAAGTCTCGTGACCAAAAGCAGATTTAATTAGTAAAGTCGGGAAGTCCCAACAAGCCATAATGGACATTTTGCCACAGTAACTTCTAGTgctggtttatttatttctttcttggtCAACTGAATGACGAATAATTTTCCAAGGTTTGCTCCAACTTTGTCCTAATTTTATGGGCAATAATCAGTTAGGGAGGGCTGAAGAATTTCTATTATCGTTCTCAAAATGTAGCACGAAcaatttttaaactaaaaacacTCGAAATTATGCTGATGATTTCTTAGATCTCCCCACTCAACTGATACCTCCAATATAAACAACGTAAACGCTCCTCCAAAAATGGTGAATATACCTGGACTTCTTCGATAGCGATCCGAAGATCAGCAGTATCCTTAACAGACTTGAGGTGGTTGACAATACCCCAAACCACATTCAACCGGTCCGTAATCTTCTCTAATGGCTCAACCAGTTTTGACCAAGATGGCTCCACCGTTCGCTCCAATTCCTCCAAATCACCCTCCTAAAATTCCCGCATGCATACAATCGACCCGAAGGCGTTACCCAATTAAAGAAGGAAAGGGAAAAGGCAAGTCAAACTCAAAAGATTAATCAGAGACCAAAAGGTAAACAAATAAAgccaagaaaaaaataataaaataaaataaagcacGACGGGAGGGAAACTAAGAACAGGGAAAGGGGCATACGAGCGTCTTCAAAAGCGAAAGAATTCCTGGACGAACATGCTTAGCTTCCACGGCATCGAAAGgcggaaaataaaaattttggagGAGAGGATTGGATTGCGGAATTTCATCCAGGGCGGCAGAAGCAGCCATTGACGGAACAGAAATCGAAGAACAGGAAGAGAAGTGAGGGATGGAAGAGGAGGTAACAGAGTTGTGAAGGTTGTGAAGgcagaaggagaaggaagatgACCAGAGGGGGCAGGGAAGTGATTTTGGTAAACGGCTTGGAGAGGAAACGGAGAGCGAGTACGTTCTTATGAGAAACGGTTGGATGGAGGCGGTGAGTGTAAATCGGGACGCCATCAACAAGCCGGCTATAAGAAGAGCTTGCAATGCCAAACtctttatcttcatttttacCCTATCTTagctcattttcattttcctcgcTCTATTTGTCTAAATTTTGAGGTTGGGATGTGGGAAAACTCAATTAGATGAGTTATTTATCAACCcaggttaattttttttttttttaatcctaatCTATTAATTGGTTTCCTAAATATGCTTGAATCTTAGGTAAGTTATTTATGAAGTTCTTAATTTAGCACTCTCCTTATCTCTTCAGGTATATCATTGATTTTAGTGATCTTCAACGTCACCACATACATAACATAGGAATTTCATCAAACCAAACACGTTCATgacacaaaattttgaaaagttactAATATGTATAcacaaaaacaatataaatattttttaaaatatctttttaactttaaaaaaatgttaagtATGTGGATTGAAGTAGGAAAACGAGAATAAATGGTGAACTCTAAATAACAAGTTTTCGGCCATGGAAGAGAAAATCATTTGTATTAGTGAACGAAGACAATAATTCGGATTGCATGGATGAAGGACCGTATATGGAATCAACGCTAGTGTATTATATCAAATACGAGTTCAATCTGCATCCTAGCCTTGCATAAACTCACGACTCGTAATGCATTTTATAAACGATCTGTGTGTCCATGGTCCCTGTAGCACACAAATATTACAGTAAGCATACCAAGAACTATCATTTATCTACAAATTAGGAACAGAGTTATGGATCACAAGTTTGTGGAAGTTGATTTAAAAGTAGATTGTAAAGCTAGGCGCACTTGTAATGCACATTGGCACAAGGTATAGTTGGTTCACAAACTGTAGGAGGCAACGGTGTGAATGCAAACAAAAACCTGGCTGCATATCAACTTTGTAGAAAGAGATGCAGGGTAAGGAAGTAGTAAATAGAAATGTAAAGATCTCCATCCCATCTGTTACAGTCAATCTAATGTCAGCTACATAGTGCATTAAACAAGATTAGAAACATATAAGTGTTCCTACAAACAGCAAGGAAATTATTCAAATGTAAATCTAGTTCATATCCATGCCGTCTCCAACTCGACTACAAAATGGGAGGGCAGCAGAGAAAGATCTCTCAAAAGGAGAAGGATGAAACTGGGCATCCCGCCTACGCTTGAAACCAAAGTCATCAACGGAGGAATTGTCAGCATCAAGCTTCCTGCGAATGCCTCTGATTGCTTGTTCCTCTGTGAGTGTAAGCGGGAAAACCTGCCCACTTGCACGGCAGAGTGAGGTATGGTTATCATACACAATTCGTTGGTCACAGTTTTTGTCACAAATGTGAGTCACTCCTGTCAGTTTGCAGCGATACATATTACCACACACATGCTCATTCTCACATTTCCAATCACATTTGTGACCAACTACTTCCCCATCTCCACCCACAATAGTTGAAAGATAAATAACATTTGCAGCCTCTGACACCATGGATTTCCCATTTAACTCCATTATTCGGTGTTGCCCCAAAATTTCTGGACATCCCAACACAAAATACAAAACTGTCAAACACAGGAATCCGCCAGATTGTTCTACAGATGGCGAGCACAATAATTGACATTATCCCAACCCCGGAGACCACAACATCAATCCTTAATTCAACATATCGTAAACACCGTGGCGATTTCAGACCAGATCTAAGAAGCCCATGTGCGGATTAggggaaaagaacaaaaatatttagtacAGCAAAAACGCTTACAAAatatacattatatatatagaaaaataaagtgtaacagaaaatatatgaatgtTTAGATAAAGATCCCAAAAAGGGTAACAGACTATGAGGTGCTcgaaaatgtatttaaaaaaagaaaaggaacagAAATAACTCACTTGATCCGAGAGGCCAAGCCAAGTATGGGAAAAAGAATGGAGAAAGGGCCCTCTGAATCAACTCCCGCACTCCCTCTTCTCCCTATCCCTCCGATTTGGTaacagaacaaaaaatgtAATAGGAGGAGAGATACGTGGGAAGGGGTACGCGTATTTATagagaggagagaggagaGTTCGTAGTCCCTGATGATGGGGTTGACGTCGTTAGTCGCTGGAGTAGGAaagacttaatttttttaaatgaaattttattttatagcaaaaattaaaaattaaaattaaaataaaaataaaaaaatcaactccTAAAAGAATGAGATTGGCTTTCCATCTCCAACTAAAAAAGCAAAGAGTGCTAGTCTAAATTCATGAAAGCCCACAACCCTTGATGATGTAGTCTAAATTCAGCCAACAACCTTTCAAATCCATGCATCAACCTTCATAAATgcaaattcataaaataagtAGGTAGGAGAATGAATCTAACTTTTTAGATTTACCATGTCTCTTCAATCggtgtcttttcatatttgaatGGATGCATCTTTTCACCGTACAGACACCATAGCTAGGAAGTACCAATCTAATGCTTCTCTTATGCCACAACGAACTCACCATTCTTATGAATTTTGAGTCAGAAAAAGATTGCAGTCGATTATTGATCGAGTTAATTGAGTATGATGTTCATCTTGAAGGCTTTTCTCATAGTCTTCTTGGTGGCTTCAAATATGGTATTCATTGTTAGAATCACACAACTGACGCACTCGATCTATatgaagaacacaaagaaGAATATATATGTAACATCGAGATGGTAAACTTCACGATGACCAGAAGTTTATATTGATAACTTCAAGTGCATACATTTAGGGAGAATATAGATAATCTACATAACTATTTATATGATCATTAACTAAGCCACAAGTAAACCTCAAGTTCCATGACCTAACAATTCTCGAAACTGATCAAGTCGAccaaaaattttattctcCAGAGATTCTCTTCATCATCAATATCTTCACTAAGACTTTGCACAACTTCAATTTTCCAATATCAACACACTTTGTCAATATGTCTGTAAGATTTTTTGCGCCCTTTATCTTCTCTAAATACACGTCACATTCTTCCACTGACTTGTTAGTGAAATGATATtgtcttctaatgtgttttgtctttgaattATAGACCGAGTTTTTCATCAAAATAGTAACACAGTTTTGAAGCCTGAAAATCCAATTCATTGTTGTTCtatctatagtgtagatatatTTGGATATGCAATTGCTAGAGTCTACATCTCTACTAAGATCAACATCCACAAAACCTAGCATAACTATTTTGTCATTGCCATTCAAAGTAAAATACTGGATGTACCTCTTAGATATCTCAAAAGTTACTTTacagcttcccaatgttcgTTACTTTACAGCTTCCCAATACTCTTTTCCGGAGTTTACCAGGTAACTGCTAAAACTTTCcactatatattttatatcaaGTTTAGTGCACACCATAACATACATCAAGCTTCCAACTGTAGAAACATATGGAATTTAATGTCATGTGCTCACGATCCTCAACTGTCTTAGAAGATCGTCTTTTTGACAATTTAAGACAATTTGCCAAAGTGTCAGTCTTAAGTTTAACATCGTTCATCTTGGATTTAAATACCGAAGACATGCTTGTTTTCAGATGGTTTATCTCTCTTGGACTAGATCCGGTAATCAATATACCATTCACATACAAGGGTAGAGACACATTAGAATCAATGCATTTGTTAAAGTAACAATACACTCCTGCAAAAACCACTCTAACACATAAAAGAGTGAAACTTCTTATACCACTGACTCGATACTTGTTTCACTtcatacaagctcttattgaaCTTTCACACCGTGTGCTCCTTGGTTGGAGCTACAAATCCTTTCAAATTCTCCAGGAACCATGCAACCGTTTGCCCAACAGAGCCTCACTGGGATCTGAAAAGGAGGCAAAAAGAACACATGGACGCCACTAAGGACAGACATCACGTGGGTTAGTCTTTGTCCCTCGGAAAACTAAAACTTTTCTTCCAGGAGGCTATACTTTCCACCAAAGAATCCCCAAAAATGATGCTTCTAGGATTGTTACCCGGAGTGTCCTCCCTTCCTGTGCATTGTTGTCCATTTTTGTGACGTTTTGTTGGTTCATGCAATTGCCACATCCCAaacaaatattacaaaaattttcttctatCATTCATTATGCTCTTTctgttttgtaattttataacCCACTGATTCGTGGGCTTCCTATGCCTTCCTGTGCTTCCCCACTACAAAAAGCAGGCATCGCTTGTTTACCACTTGTTGCTAACTCCGTGTTTAATTAACCAAAAGCAGGAATGGAAAGTTTTGGATGGCGACTCGGTGGTGGCTGACTTGCCTCCGAGCTAACCGAcacttcaaaatcaaataaacagtaaaaaagagctgattcttttctgtttttgtttttaatctctctctcttttttttttttttttgttttttttttNNNNNNNNNNNNNNNNNNNNNNNNNNNNNNNNNNNNNNNNNNNNNNNNNNNNNNNNNNNNNNNNNNNNNNNNNNNNNNNNNNNNNNNNNNNNNNNNNNNNNNNNNNNNNNNNNNNNNNNNNNNNNNNNNNNNNNNNNNNNNNNNNNNNNNNNNNNNNNNNNNNNNNNtactaaaaaaaaaaaaaaagagaaccaATTCAGGaaactctttctttcatttaataCACAATACAAACAATTATTTCATATTAcaaatttcacattttttgaGGGGACTGTGCTTATAAAACGCCACACTTGATCTCCAAGGAAAAGGCGTGCAGGCCTAGCAGTTGTATCATTGGATTGGGAGAaggaaatggagaaaaagatTAGCGACTACATATTGGTGTCATCTGGGCTCGGTGTCATGGTTGCCTATCACGTATGGCTTTTCTATCGGATCGTCAGACATCCCAACAAGACTGTAATTGGCATCAACGCCATCAATCGTCGTTTGTGGGTTCGTGCTATGATGGAGGTCCGATTCAGACTaccattctttttatttttattttttcttttcgccTTCATACGCTGAAACTAAAATTCGAAGTGGTATCAGGATGCGTCAAAGAATGGCGTCCTTGCCGTCCAAACGCTGAGGAACAATATAATGGCGTCCACCCTTTTGGCATCGACGGCTATAATGCTCTGCTCTCTCATGGCCGTCTTAGTGACGAGTGGCGGCCACAGTGAGTCCCCATTAGTGGTACTTGGTGACAAAAGCGTGTTCGGTTTCTCTATCAAGTTCTTCGCCATTTTGGTGTGCTTTTTGGTGGCGTTTTTGTTTAACGTTCAGTCCATCAGGTATTACAGTCATGCAAGCATTCTTATCAATACGCCCTTCAAAAACATTTCAACCCACGCTCACCATCGACGCCTCACGGCAGAATACGTCGCCACCACAGTGAATAGAGGCAGCTATTTCTGGTCCTTAGGATTGCGTGCCTTCTACTTCTCATTTCCTCTACTTTTGTGGATCTTTGGACCTATTCCTATGTTCTCATCTTCCTTACTCCTTGTTTTTatgctttattttcttgatgtCGCCTTTGAATTCTGTTGGGCTGATGGGAATTTGGATTACGTCCCTCAAAGGGACGAGGAGGAGGAAATTGggaaataatttctttttcttttccaatgaAACTGACTCTTGTCTTTTTCTAGAGGGTGTCAAGCACGCATTCAATTCTGAGTTTGTTTTTCCTAACAGATGTTCCACCGCATTCCATAAGAGAGGCGTGGAGGACGTCTGTCgctgtttaatttatttgttgaaaTATCTTTGAGGTGCCAAATCCACTCACCTGCACTTGTAACCCACCATGCAACTTTATGTGTTCAAGgtctcttaaaattttttattttgtttgaaaaaaataggaaCAAAACAGTGTAGTCTTTTGGAATTGGGTTCATCAGGAGAAACTAAGCGTTTCACATTCTTCTGGAGACCACTTCCGGCATGGCGCCACATGGAAGAACCAGGAGAAGCTTTTATAAGCAAACACTCTTCGACAATGATCACTcactttttaagttttcacATTGTTCGTAATTTGCATAGTGTACCAGTAACTTGTGTAGGCCAGTTCAACACTGTGGGTTTGGGTTTTAATTCATACATTTTCCTTAGCTTCCCCCATGAATCTTGCAGGAAGATAACTCCTGTCATCAATAGCAAAGAGAAAAGAGATAATAAGTTGGTTAATTTTACAGAATTAACGTATGCTAGGTCGGACTGATTATCTCATTATGTCGGTGAACTTCAGCTTCAACTTTATGCTACCAACTCGAACGGTTACTTCGTCTTTTGATGGCTCTACACCTAAAACTGTCGCTTTCTTTCCAAAGGAAGAAACGTACACAGTATCACCAACAGTGGGAAACTCAGGCTCCTCTGTAATGATACGGACAAAACTCAAGAGATATGGTAACGAAAAACTCCCTTGACGGAAGATCAATATCAAAACTTACAACAACATAGAAGCTTCTACtaggaagaaaatttgagtCTTCCACAAACCTGATCGTGGCTGATTGATGTCGCCGGTTGAAGAGAGATGCGTATCCAATGCCATCGAATTCTTTTGTCCTGTTGTATCTAGCGTATTAGGGTTTTTTACTGCACGTTGCCTACTATCAATGGCAGAGGGCGGGGAGAATTCAATTGCGGACGCACGCAGTTCTCGTACTTTTCTGTGAAGGTTAGAACGAGCCGTTGCTGCTGCCCGGGATACCTCTTGCACTTTTCTAAGCCTCTGTTGTCTGCCATGTTCAATAATGTTTCTTCTAGCAAGCAGCAACTTTTCGTAAAGATTCTTCGAGTCCCTATGAACACAAATACGGATGGATTAAAAGATGAATGAATGCACAAGCTGAAGGGCACCCTCTATTGAAAACgagaaaaacataattaaataagcATGGTGTTCCATCTCAAAACCAATTCACAATGAGAAAAATTTCAACCCCTTCTCCAAATATCTTCCCCTTCACATTAAAATGGGACAACAttacacttttcttttctttgttaaatTGCTTTATACGGTTAATAATAGCCATGATAAAGAAAATTGAGACCACAATTTCAGCAACTATacgaattaaaaaatatcacaaCTTAATGAGCAAAAAAGACGTGAACAAGGCCTATAATATTACTAGAACATACTAGGTCGGACTGAGATTGCTTCCATAAAATTGCTTTTACTAAGAGACTCACGTCAAATTATTTTGAGCTTCTTGTAAGAGGTCCCCATACTTTTTCTTTGTACATTCCATATCGAGTATGACCTGCAAGATAATGtaacataaaattgtaaataatgtAGCATAACATATGCTTGAGAAGCAATGGACTAAGGAATCAAAATTTGCTACTGCTATTGCTAACTGGAGAAGCGAGCACTATCTTTcagcttttttctttctttctttcttttttttttttaagaaaaaagaaaacaaaattaaggaaagaataacattgaataaaaaaataagaaagtaTTAAATTGGTACATGCAACAAAATATTGACAATGATAAAACCCATGAACTTTTCTTCACATGATgcttcaataaattaaaaggcaAGGTACAAATTTGCAAATATGGTGCATTCTACCTCATCTATCTGTGCACTTGCCGCACCATAATGTTCCCGAGCATCATCTACAACAGAACTAGGCACCCCTAACCTTTCAGCTATATTAATAGCATTTGAACGTCCTGCAAACATAATTTCGCCTCCTTTGGTATTAGGTTTGctgagagaaaaaagaattgcAGAATCTAAGGCACAAGAAGCAATTGGTTTACTCAAAAAGTAGGCACCATAACTGAAACTTGAAAATCATTTTTCCCGTGCATGAAGACTTTGATCTTGAACTGtataatttatgttattttgtcCTAGAATACATGTTCTTGACAGAGAAGTTAATGAGTGGCTTGAGTTCATGGCCATGTTAAACTCTATCTACCTTTATAATTTGGTAGACCGGGGAGTGTGGAACCTTGAAAAGAGTGGGCGATTTTCTGTGAAACCCACTTCACCGTCCTTTTCAAACGCATGCCCGTGCTTTCCTAGCCAGTTTACCAAAATCCTTTGGAGATTTAGGGTCCCCTTGTAGCCCTTAGCCCCCAGCTGGTACCCTATGAGCAGGAAACGCTTGAAGGGCGTGAATCgcttattcttttctttgtccTATGGCCTCCTCCCTATGGTCCAGGTTTCTGGACGCCTTTTGTTTAAGCTGGGTTCAGAATATAATACCTCAGTTAATGGTCTTTCAGGTGTTTTTTTGGTCAAAACTGCAAATAACATGGAAGATTCTATGGCTCAATTCATGTGCAGCTATTTTGAGTGGATAGAAAGGAATAGGATAGGAGAGCCTTCCAAGACCCCCCCCCCCNNNNNNNNNNNNNNNNNNNNNNNNNNNNNNNNNNNNNNNNNNNNNNNNNNNNNNNNNNNNNNNNNNNNNNNNNNNNNNNNNNNNNNNNNNNNNNNCCCCcccccaaaagaaaaaaaaagtatcgTAGGATTATTTGTGGGATGATATTGGgttctttttgtctttttggCTCCTAGACCAaagtttttctatttcttttttggtaaCTGTTCGTTTTTTATGTTACAAACCGGCTGAAGATATTCTTAAAACTCCAgtcttttgatttctttttccttaaatGATATCTTCTCCTCAGTTtctaattgaaaaaaagaaaaaaagagagaaaaagattaaACATAAACTAATGATTAATTCCACTGCTCAAATGAGAATGATCTATTGAGTGAATAACTGCACATGTTTCTTGTTTATCCTTTACACCCTTGTCTATCATCTTGATTTTAATCCCACCAAATCATCTGATGGTTTACTGGGGTAAGTGGGGAGATTTGGTTTGTTCCTTGCCAATTAGCTTATAAGCCACCAACAGCAAACTAAGAAAACacttcaaagaagaagaaaaccattTGCTTTCAAACTTCCACGCTATCATAAATACTAGCTATAGTCCTccattttccattattttccATAAGGTGTCAATGCTATTGCGACCATTACACTAATAGCACCCAAATGGAAATTTACGGGTTAGAATGTGGATGCAAAACGATTAGAATGTGGATGAAGCTATAAACAAACCCTCACTAACAATCtgtcttcaatttcaattacggctgaaacaaaacaacaaatgcattttaaaccGAATTTTGGCTGAGCCGCAATTCAGTCTATTTAAGGATGAAAAAGATACACTGACAAGGCCTCCAAAATGACATCCAATGGGTTCAAAGCAACCACGAGTCCAATAATTCAAAGGTAAGTCCAAAGTCTCCACCCAACCACCATATCCCATgaaaagaaccaaaattttCCAATATCACTACTCCCATTTTGCATCTTTAATAAGGCTTTATCACCCATAAATGAATTATCAGCAAAGAAGCTCACAGAGATCCTCTATATTCTTCTTGATATCCATCCAATCATCATGAACAAACAGCCTAGACATTACCAGAATTCCGATCTCCTTTCAccactctcttttcttttatttcccAAAATGAATGAGGTAACTGTTCAGAAACTGCTAATCTTTCTACCTCCAGAAGGAGGCCAAACAATACAGTCCAATAACCAACCATCTCGAGACCAACGTTTTTGGCATCTCA
Encoded here:
- the LOC111810424 gene encoding uncharacterized protein LOC111810424, encoding MELNGKSMVSEAANVIYLSTIVGGDGEVVGHKCDWKCENEHVCGNMYRCKLTGVTHICDKNCDQRIVYDNHTSLCRASGQVFPLTLTEEQAIRGIRRKLDADNSSVDDFGFKRRRDAQFHPSPFERSFSAALPFCSRVGDGMDMN
- the LOC111810141 gene encoding uncharacterized protein LOC111810141 isoform X1 — its product is MEKKISDYILVSSGLGVMVAYHVWLFYRIVRHPNKTVIGINAINRRLWVRAMMEDASKNGVLAVQTLRNNIMASTLLASTAIMLCSLMAVLVTSGGHSESPLVVLGDKSVFGFSIKFFAILVCFLVAFLFNVQSIRYYSHASILINTPFKNISTHAHHRRLTAEYVATTVNRGSYFWSLGLRAFYFSFPLLLWIFGPIPMFSSSLLLVFMLYFLDVAFEFCWADGNLDYVPQRDEEEEIGK
- the LOC111810141 gene encoding uncharacterized protein LOC111810141 isoform X2, whose protein sequence is MEKKISDYILVSSGLGVMVAYHVWLFYRIVRHPNKTVIGINAINRRLWVRAMMEDASKNGVLAVQTLRNNIMASTLLASTAIMLCSLMAVLVTSGGHSESPLVVLGDKSVFGFSIKFFAILVCFLVAFLFNVQSIRNKTV